In Asanoa sp. WMMD1127, one genomic interval encodes:
- a CDS encoding MerR family transcriptional regulator, with amino-acid sequence MSIGEVLAELRPEFPDTTISKLRFLEAEGLVEPERTPAGYRKYSWRDLDRLRFVLSAQRDRYLPLRVIRAELEARDTGDDVAPRRPVLVAVPDSGEPAAAPTDALVRRAELVERTAIDPGALAELEELGMVTQRTPGWYDADALVIAAAVAGLASYGIEVRHLRGYKAAADRDVGLFAQLVGPLARQKDPAARARAAAAAQELTGLAQQLRAALVRAGLRDTLGR; translated from the coding sequence ATGAGCATCGGTGAGGTCCTGGCGGAGCTGCGCCCGGAGTTTCCCGACACCACCATCTCCAAGCTGCGTTTCCTCGAGGCGGAGGGGCTGGTCGAGCCGGAGCGCACGCCGGCCGGCTACCGCAAGTACAGCTGGCGCGACCTGGACCGGCTGCGCTTCGTGCTGTCCGCGCAACGGGACCGCTACCTGCCCCTGCGGGTGATCCGGGCGGAGCTGGAGGCGCGGGACACCGGCGACGACGTCGCCCCGCGCCGTCCGGTGCTGGTTGCGGTGCCCGACAGCGGCGAGCCGGCCGCGGCGCCCACCGACGCGCTCGTGCGCCGGGCGGAGCTGGTCGAGCGCACCGCCATCGACCCGGGCGCGCTCGCCGAGCTCGAGGAGCTGGGCATGGTGACCCAGCGCACGCCCGGCTGGTACGACGCCGACGCCCTCGTCATCGCCGCGGCGGTCGCGGGCCTCGCCTCGTACGGGATCGAGGTGCGGCACCTGCGCGGCTACAAGGCGGCCGCCGACCGTGACGTCGGCCTCTTCGCGCAGCTGGTCGGCCCGCTGGCCCGGCAGAAGGACCCGGCGGCCCGGGCGCGCGCCGCGGCGGCCGCGCAGGAGCTGACGGGGCTGGCCCAGCAGCTGCGCGCGGCGCTGGTGCGGGCGGGCCTGCGGGACACCCTGGGCCGCTGA
- a CDS encoding FHA domain-containing protein yields MTRPDDEFPPLDVTSTLNLGSLDEVLEGPDADVVPGRMSGSLPPGMALLVVRRGPNAGARFLLDHDVTTSGRHPDSDIFLDDVTVSRRHAEFHRDGGTFTVRDVGSLNGTYVNRERVEAATLSNGDEVQIGKFRLVFIAGPRPDEESARG; encoded by the coding sequence ATGACGCGCCCCGACGACGAGTTTCCCCCACTCGACGTCACGTCGACGCTCAACCTGGGCTCGCTCGACGAAGTGCTGGAGGGCCCCGACGCCGACGTCGTGCCCGGCCGCATGTCGGGTTCGCTGCCGCCCGGGATGGCCTTGCTGGTCGTCCGGCGGGGGCCCAACGCGGGCGCGCGGTTCCTGTTGGACCACGACGTGACCACGAGCGGCCGGCACCCCGACAGTGACATCTTCCTCGACGACGTGACGGTCTCCCGGCGCCACGCGGAGTTCCACCGCGACGGCGGCACCTTCACGGTGCGCGACGTGGGCAGCCTCAACGGCACCTACGTCAACCGCGAGCGGGTCGAGGCGGCGACGCTGAGCAACGGCGACGAGGTCCAGATCGGCAAGTTCCGCCTGGTGTTCATCGCGGGCCCCCGCCCGGATGAGGAGTCCGCGCGCGGCTGA
- the gcvH gene encoding glycine cleavage system protein GcvH: protein MIPDDLRYTAEHEWVRGGDGPVRVGITHFAQDALGDIVYVQLPEQGAQVNAGDSFGEVESTKSVSEIYAPITGTVVARNDKLVDEPETINSDPYGEGWLVEIEPGDPAALDGLLTADAYRELTES from the coding sequence GTGATCCCTGACGACCTGCGATACACCGCCGAGCACGAGTGGGTGCGCGGCGGCGACGGCCCGGTGCGGGTGGGCATCACCCATTTCGCCCAGGACGCGCTGGGCGACATCGTCTACGTCCAGCTGCCCGAGCAGGGCGCGCAGGTCAACGCCGGCGACTCGTTCGGCGAGGTCGAGTCGACCAAGAGCGTTTCGGAGATCTACGCACCGATCACCGGTACGGTCGTGGCGCGCAACGACAAGCTCGTCGACGAGCCCGAGACGATCAACTCGGACCCGTACGGCGAGGGCTGGCTGGTGGAGATCGAACCCGGCGACCCGGCGGCGCTCGACGGCCTGCTGACCGCCGACGCCTACCGCGAGCTGACGGAGAGCTGA
- a CDS encoding DUF881 domain-containing protein encodes MRVTPLTGRPGGDPVRPTESETVRISPLTEGASGDTFPAPDDHVADPTEKDEEPPAGKAEPTDEAAAAGRPTRKKRGAAGVIILVLLALLGFTLAVQLRGRSVDSDLAAMREDDLVRLQSDLQAQEDRLQREIASLQDSQRQLQSGAQGRAAALEEATRRADELAILAGTAPATGPGLTIRFVAGPQPIAASDILNAVQELRGADAEAMQIAGVDGTLVRIVASTYFVDVDGGIEVSGKRLTGPYTITVIGDPPTMRTALNIPDGLVPSIKADGGNVIVDERDTVDVTATAAPVDLEHAKPVS; translated from the coding sequence ATGCGCGTCACGCCGCTGACGGGCCGCCCGGGCGGCGATCCGGTGCGACCGACGGAGAGCGAGACGGTGCGCATCTCTCCGCTCACCGAGGGCGCAAGCGGGGACACGTTTCCGGCACCGGACGATCATGTCGCGGATCCGACGGAGAAAGACGAGGAACCGCCGGCCGGGAAAGCGGAACCCACGGACGAGGCGGCGGCGGCCGGCCGGCCGACCCGCAAGAAGCGGGGCGCCGCGGGTGTGATCATTCTCGTGCTGCTGGCGCTGCTCGGCTTCACCCTGGCCGTCCAGCTGCGCGGGAGATCCGTCGACTCCGACCTCGCCGCGATGCGCGAGGACGACCTGGTGCGGCTCCAGTCGGACCTGCAGGCGCAGGAGGACCGCCTCCAGCGCGAGATAGCGTCCCTTCAGGACAGTCAGCGCCAGCTCCAGTCGGGCGCCCAGGGCCGGGCCGCGGCGTTGGAGGAGGCCACCAGACGGGCCGACGAGCTCGCCATCCTGGCCGGGACCGCGCCCGCGACGGGGCCGGGCCTGACGATCCGGTTCGTGGCGGGGCCGCAGCCGATCGCGGCGTCCGACATCCTCAACGCGGTGCAGGAGCTGCGGGGCGCGGACGCGGAGGCGATGCAGATCGCCGGCGTCGACGGCACGCTGGTGCGGATCGTGGCGAGCACCTACTTCGTCGACGTCGACGGTGGGATCGAGGTGTCCGGCAAGCGCCTGACCGGCCCCTACACGATCACGGTCATCGGCGATCCGCCGACGATGCGGACCGCGCTCAACATTCCGGACGGGCTGGTGCCGTCGATCAAAGCGGACGGCGGTAACGTGATCGTCGACGAACGCGACACGGTCGACGTCACGGCGACCGCCGCGCCCGTCGACCTCGAGCACGCCAAGCCGGTGAGCTGA
- a CDS encoding small basic family protein translates to MIPVLALIVGVVLGLVFGPTVPGWLEPYLPIAVVAALDAVFGGVRAKLDGIFDDQQFVISFISNVLVAALIVYLGDQLGVGGQLSTGVVVVLGVRIFGNVAAIRRHLFRA, encoded by the coding sequence ATGATCCCCGTACTCGCCCTGATCGTGGGTGTCGTCCTCGGCCTGGTCTTCGGGCCGACCGTGCCCGGCTGGCTCGAGCCGTACCTGCCGATCGCGGTGGTCGCGGCCCTCGACGCGGTCTTCGGCGGCGTCCGGGCCAAGCTCGACGGCATCTTCGACGACCAGCAGTTCGTCATCTCGTTCATCTCGAACGTGCTGGTGGCCGCCCTGATCGTCTATCTCGGCGACCAGCTCGGCGTGGGCGGCCAGCTGTCCACCGGCGTCGTCGTCGTGCTCGGGGTGCGCATCTTCGGCAACGTGGCCGCCATCCGCCGCCACCTGTTCCGGGCCTGA
- a CDS encoding DUF881 domain-containing protein: MSPDFLSELFSNPLDPGYADAAARRAKDGPPTGWRQTARRTTAVLVAGLIGVLFAVAYRQTVEDEPRRSQARADLVSQIKARQETTDNLRARADALRDQVARERDAALGTDQAAQRRATEAATGLRRVTGDGLVVRLTDSAAADKGGDASDLGRIFDRDLQLVVNALWASGAEAIAINDQRLTATSTIRKAGGAILVDFRPVTSPYEIRAIGDRDLEDKFHDTTAAALMRKVADGEHIGFDTRRADDLNLPAATEPQLNYATRPAPPSATASATPTPGTTSSSPSGGG, encoded by the coding sequence ATGTCCCCGGACTTCCTGTCGGAGCTGTTCAGCAACCCCCTCGACCCGGGGTACGCGGACGCGGCCGCCCGCCGCGCCAAGGACGGCCCGCCGACGGGGTGGCGCCAGACCGCCCGGCGGACCACGGCGGTGCTGGTCGCCGGGCTGATCGGTGTGCTGTTCGCGGTCGCCTACCGGCAGACCGTCGAGGACGAGCCGCGCCGCAGCCAGGCCCGGGCCGACCTGGTCAGCCAGATCAAGGCGCGCCAGGAGACCACCGACAACCTGCGCGCGCGGGCCGACGCCCTGCGCGACCAGGTCGCGCGCGAGCGGGACGCGGCCCTCGGCACCGACCAGGCCGCGCAGCGCCGCGCCACGGAGGCCGCCACCGGGTTGCGCCGGGTCACCGGGGACGGGCTCGTGGTGCGGCTGACCGACTCCGCGGCCGCGGACAAGGGTGGCGACGCCAGCGACCTCGGCCGGATCTTCGACCGCGACCTGCAGCTCGTGGTCAACGCGCTGTGGGCGTCCGGCGCGGAGGCGATCGCGATCAACGACCAGCGGCTGACCGCGACGTCGACGATCCGCAAGGCCGGCGGGGCGATCCTGGTGGACTTCCGGCCGGTCACCAGCCCCTACGAGATACGGGCGATCGGCGACCGCGACCTCGAGGACAAGTTCCACGACACGACCGCGGCGGCGCTGATGCGCAAGGTGGCCGACGGCGAGCACATCGGCTTCGACACGCGCCGCGCGGACGACCTCAACCTGCCCGCGGCCACCGAGCCGCAGCTCAACTACGCGACCCGCCCGGCGCCACCCAGCGCGACAGCCAGCGCGACACCGACGCCCGGCACAACCTCCTCGAGCCCGTCCGGAGGCGGCTAG
- a CDS encoding CDP-alcohol phosphatidyltransferase family protein, whose product MSRTPTVARDRVLTLPNLISFLRLAGVPVFLWLMIGPKHDVAAVIVLTVGGSSDWIDGWVARRLGQVSRLGELLDPLADRLYILAVLVAFTYREIVPWEFTAALVARELMMVICLAVLRRNGFGPPQVHYLGKTATFILLAAFPVLLLVHAAPPIATGAAAVGWGLAWWGIVLYWIAGFLYVGQAARVIRAGRAAAAAREGEPA is encoded by the coding sequence GTGTCGCGTACGCCCACCGTCGCGCGCGACCGTGTGCTCACCCTGCCCAACCTGATCAGCTTCCTGCGCCTCGCCGGCGTCCCGGTCTTCCTCTGGCTGATGATCGGCCCCAAGCACGACGTCGCCGCCGTGATCGTGCTGACGGTGGGCGGCAGCAGCGACTGGATCGACGGCTGGGTCGCCCGCCGGCTCGGCCAGGTCAGCCGGCTCGGTGAGCTGCTCGACCCGCTCGCCGACCGGCTCTACATCCTGGCCGTGCTGGTGGCCTTCACCTACCGCGAGATCGTGCCCTGGGAGTTCACCGCCGCCCTGGTCGCCCGCGAGCTGATGATGGTGATCTGCCTGGCGGTGCTGCGCCGCAACGGGTTCGGGCCGCCGCAGGTGCACTACCTGGGCAAGACCGCCACGTTCATCCTGCTCGCCGCGTTCCCGGTGCTGCTGCTCGTGCACGCCGCGCCACCGATCGCCACCGGCGCCGCCGCGGTCGGCTGGGGCCTGGCCTGGTGGGGCATCGTCCTCTACTGGATCGCCGGCTTCCTCTACGTCGGCCAGGCCGCCCGCGTGATCCGCGCCGGCCGGGCCGCCGCCGCCGCTCGTGAGGGCGAGCCGGCGTGA
- a CDS encoding alpha/beta hydrolase gives MSDIAVAVEGSGPPVVLVHNGVSDHHSWDRVAAGLVPQHTVIRYDLRGFGRTPPPTAGFRHRDDLAAVLDGLGLERAAVVGNSLGGYISLEFATRWPERVTHLGLLAAPVSGWDWSRTVRDYGAAEESLLEAGDIDGATALNKDMWVRGPHREWSPELTAIADEIDGAMRTSLVNQTVTGSFELPDDTARPSTLLHVVRAKTLVAVGDADADDYPLIARDLAAGIRDARLVEIPGAGHLLPIERPELITAEIAALLTR, from the coding sequence TTGTCGGACATTGCCGTTGCCGTCGAAGGCAGCGGGCCTCCGGTGGTGCTCGTGCACAACGGGGTCAGCGATCATCACAGCTGGGACCGGGTCGCCGCCGGGCTGGTCCCGCAGCACACCGTCATCCGTTACGACCTGCGCGGGTTCGGCCGGACGCCGCCCCCGACCGCCGGCTTCCGTCACCGCGACGATCTCGCCGCCGTGCTCGACGGTCTCGGCCTCGAGCGGGCCGCCGTCGTCGGCAACTCGCTCGGCGGCTACATCTCGCTCGAGTTCGCCACCCGCTGGCCCGAGCGGGTCACCCACCTCGGCCTGCTCGCCGCGCCGGTCTCGGGCTGGGACTGGAGCCGGACCGTCCGCGACTACGGCGCCGCCGAGGAGAGCCTGCTCGAGGCCGGCGACATCGACGGCGCGACGGCGCTCAACAAGGACATGTGGGTACGCGGCCCGCACCGCGAATGGTCACCCGAGCTGACCGCGATCGCCGACGAGATCGACGGCGCGATGCGGACGAGCCTGGTCAACCAGACGGTCACAGGGTCGTTCGAGCTGCCCGACGACACGGCCCGGCCATCGACCCTGCTCCACGTGGTGCGGGCGAAGACGCTGGTGGCGGTCGGTGACGCCGACGCCGACGACTACCCGCTGATCGCCCGCGACCTCGCCGCCGGCATCCGCGACGCGCGCCTCGTGGAGATCCCGGGCGCCGGCCACCTGCTGCCGATCGAACGACCGGAACTGATCACCGCCGAGATCGCCGCGTTGCTGACCCGCTGA
- a CDS encoding type II toxin-antitoxin system PemK/MazF family toxin, whose translation MGERGLKQGEVWTIGQRADLRYRVVVLSSEAHNDRPSAAPFCAPVVRQRGAADDLPPFAIALAETDPISGVVVLNRMRRLPAAIGAERLGLLTGASMAKISASLRELFDL comes from the coding sequence GTGGGTGAGCGCGGGTTGAAACAGGGCGAGGTGTGGACGATCGGGCAACGCGCCGATCTGCGCTACCGCGTCGTCGTCCTCTCCTCGGAAGCCCACAACGACCGCCCATCCGCCGCGCCCTTCTGCGCGCCCGTCGTCCGCCAGCGCGGCGCCGCCGACGACCTGCCGCCGTTCGCGATCGCCCTGGCCGAGACCGACCCGATCTCCGGCGTGGTCGTCCTCAACCGCATGCGCCGCCTCCCGGCCGCCATCGGCGCCGAACGCCTCGGCCTCCTCACGGGCGCGAGCATGGCCAAGATCTCCGCGAGCCTGCGCGAGCTCTTCGACCTTTAA
- a CDS encoding DUF6510 family protein encodes MTDLYTDGNSLAGPLMDIFAVDMSMAKGTCAHCGDRGMVAQMHVYDHAAGTVARCPNCQEVNMRLVRGPDRAWLDLRGVVALEIPLAAPTDQA; translated from the coding sequence ATGACCGACCTCTACACCGACGGCAACTCCCTCGCCGGCCCGCTCATGGACATCTTCGCGGTCGACATGTCGATGGCGAAGGGCACCTGCGCCCACTGCGGCGACCGCGGCATGGTCGCCCAGATGCACGTCTACGACCACGCCGCCGGCACCGTGGCCCGATGCCCGAACTGTCAGGAAGTGAACATGCGGCTGGTCCGCGGCCCCGACCGGGCCTGGCTCGACCTCCGGGGCGTGGTCGCGCTCGAAATACCGCTGGCGGCGCCCACCGATCAGGCGTGA
- a CDS encoding ferredoxin reductase: protein MARAAVPRRLTGGRLTWRVATLTERRPETDTAATLVFDVPDWPGHLPGQHVDIKLTAADGYSTERSYSIANPAQGDRVELTIQRVHDGEVSPYLLEGMRVGDPIEIRGPIGGWFVWRDTDTDPVILIGGGSGLVPLMAMVRARADAKSRVPFRLIYSVRTPAEVLYANELRTRIRDDMGLDIAYAYTREAPPEWPGEVGRVKLATVATHGWPPDLMPACFVCGPTGFVEAVADILVAQGHDPRKVKTERFGPTGS, encoded by the coding sequence ATGGCGCGAGCAGCGGTACCAAGGCGACTGACCGGCGGCCGCCTCACGTGGCGGGTCGCCACGTTGACGGAGCGGCGGCCGGAGACCGACACGGCGGCGACGCTGGTGTTCGACGTGCCCGACTGGCCCGGCCACCTGCCGGGGCAGCACGTCGACATCAAGCTGACCGCGGCCGACGGCTACTCGACCGAGCGCAGCTACTCGATCGCGAATCCGGCGCAGGGCGACCGGGTTGAGCTGACGATCCAGCGCGTGCACGACGGGGAGGTCTCCCCGTATCTGCTGGAGGGCATGCGCGTCGGCGACCCGATCGAGATCCGCGGCCCGATCGGCGGCTGGTTCGTGTGGCGCGACACCGACACCGACCCGGTCATCCTGATCGGCGGCGGCTCCGGCCTCGTCCCGCTCATGGCGATGGTCCGGGCGCGGGCCGACGCGAAGAGCCGCGTGCCGTTCCGGCTGATCTACTCGGTGCGGACCCCGGCCGAGGTGCTCTACGCCAACGAGCTGCGCACGCGGATCCGCGACGACATGGGACTCGACATCGCGTACGCGTACACCCGCGAAGCGCCGCCCGAATGGCCCGGCGAGGTGGGCCGGGTGAAGCTCGCCACCGTGGCGACGCACGGCTGGCCGCCGGACCTCATGCCGGCCTGTTTCGTCTGCGGGCCGACCGGCTTCGTCGAGGCGGTGGCCGACATCCTGGTCGCACAGGGCCACGACCCGCGGAAGGTCAAGACCGAGCGTTTCGGGCCGACCGGATCCTAG
- a CDS encoding sulfite oxidase-like oxidoreductase translates to MGIVSPGFFGRRGSGDAKLPPGQYLTHDFPVLSAGPTPRIDLDRWQFTVSTEGGLQKQWSWQDLMALPADDVTTDIHCVTKWSKLGTQWKGVPVETFLGDVETAADYVMAHSYGGYTTNLPLEDLLNGQAWIAYQYDGEPLPPEHGGPARLLVPHLYFWKSAKWVRGLELMLADEPGFWETAGYHDYGDPWREQRYQGD, encoded by the coding sequence ATGGGCATCGTCTCACCGGGGTTCTTCGGGCGGCGGGGGTCGGGAGACGCCAAGCTGCCGCCCGGCCAGTACCTCACCCACGACTTTCCCGTCCTCTCCGCCGGCCCCACGCCGCGGATCGACCTCGACCGGTGGCAGTTCACCGTCAGCACCGAGGGTGGCCTGCAGAAACAGTGGTCCTGGCAGGACCTCATGGCGCTGCCGGCCGACGACGTCACCACCGACATCCACTGCGTGACCAAGTGGTCCAAGCTCGGCACCCAGTGGAAGGGCGTGCCGGTCGAGACGTTCCTCGGCGACGTCGAGACCGCGGCCGACTACGTGATGGCGCACTCCTACGGCGGCTACACCACGAACCTGCCGCTCGAGGACCTGCTCAACGGCCAGGCCTGGATCGCCTACCAGTACGACGGCGAGCCGCTCCCACCGGAGCACGGTGGTCCCGCGCGGCTGCTCGTACCCCATCTGTATTTCTGGAAGTCCGCCAAGTGGGTGCGCGGCCTCGAGCTGATGCTGGCCGACGAACCGGGCTTCTGGGAAACGGCCGGCTACCACGACTACGGAGACCCATGGCGCGAGCAGCGGTACCAAGGCGACTGA
- a CDS encoding sugar O-acetyltransferase — protein MSERAKSMRERMLAGELYIADDPELARDSARAQRLTHRINTTDPTDHARIRELFTELLGGYGVGSEIRPPFRCDYGYQTVVGARTFANWGLVSLDVATVTIGDDVQIGPNVQLLTATHPIEAGPRRDKWEAAEPIVVGDNVWLGGGVIVCPGVTIGPNTVVGAGSVVTRDLPADVVAVGSPARVVRRLG, from the coding sequence ATGAGCGAGCGCGCGAAGAGCATGCGGGAGCGGATGCTGGCCGGCGAGCTGTACATCGCGGACGATCCCGAGCTCGCCCGGGACTCGGCGCGGGCGCAGCGGCTGACGCACCGGATCAACACGACCGATCCGACCGACCACGCGCGGATCCGGGAGCTGTTCACCGAGCTGCTGGGCGGGTACGGGGTCGGCAGCGAGATCCGGCCGCCGTTCCGCTGTGACTACGGCTACCAGACGGTGGTCGGGGCCCGTACGTTCGCGAACTGGGGGTTGGTCTCCCTCGACGTGGCGACCGTGACGATCGGCGACGACGTGCAGATCGGGCCCAACGTGCAGCTGCTGACCGCCACCCACCCGATCGAGGCCGGCCCGCGCCGCGACAAGTGGGAGGCCGCCGAGCCCATCGTCGTCGGCGACAACGTCTGGCTCGGCGGCGGCGTCATCGTCTGCCCAGGCGTCACCATCGGGCCGAACACCGTGGTCGGCGCCGGGTCGGTGGTGACCCGCGACCTGCCGGCCGACGTGGTCGCGGTCGGCTCGCCGGCCCGGGTGGTCAGGCGGCTGGGGTGA
- a CDS encoding MFS transporter — protein sequence MTPSTTPVAVRAATAATYAAFIGSGFAFASWAARIPQVRDQLALDPAALGLVLLAIAAGSLLALPLSGPLVTRIGSARTVMVMAIVLAVGLTTAAVGSLVGVVPVVVGLFLLGFGNGAWDVAMNVQGTVVEHRLGKSVMARFHAGFSLGTVAGALVGAAMVALDVPVAAHLAAVAALVAAFVPLYARRFLTDEDDRTTAAGEAPRGGALTAWREPRTLLVGVFVLAFAFAEGVGNDWITVAAIDGHHVPAALGTLAFAAFLTAMTVGRWFGPGLLDRYGRVPVVRALSVVAVAGVALFVFGPAPAYAFAGTLLWGVGVSLGFPVGMSAGGDDPRRAAARVSVIASIGYCAFLAGPPTIGFLGDHSSVLRALAVVAVLLGVAALISSSVRPLAPAAPVADRDDSLTPAA from the coding sequence ATGACGCCGTCCACCACCCCGGTCGCGGTCCGTGCCGCGACCGCCGCCACCTATGCCGCGTTCATCGGGTCGGGTTTCGCGTTCGCCAGCTGGGCGGCGCGGATCCCGCAGGTCCGCGACCAGCTCGCGCTCGACCCGGCCGCGCTCGGCCTGGTGCTGCTGGCCATCGCCGCCGGCTCGCTGCTCGCGCTGCCGCTCTCGGGCCCGCTGGTGACCCGGATCGGCTCGGCCCGCACCGTCATGGTGATGGCGATCGTGCTCGCCGTCGGCCTCACCACGGCGGCGGTCGGCTCGCTGGTCGGGGTCGTGCCGGTCGTCGTCGGGCTGTTCCTGCTGGGCTTCGGCAACGGCGCCTGGGACGTCGCCATGAACGTGCAGGGCACGGTCGTCGAACACCGGCTCGGGAAGTCCGTCATGGCCCGCTTCCACGCTGGCTTCAGCCTCGGGACCGTCGCCGGCGCGCTGGTCGGCGCGGCCATGGTCGCGCTGGACGTGCCGGTCGCGGCCCACCTCGCGGCGGTGGCGGCGCTGGTCGCGGCGTTCGTCCCGCTCTACGCCCGGCGGTTCCTGACCGACGAGGACGACCGGACGACGGCGGCCGGCGAGGCGCCCCGCGGCGGCGCGCTGACGGCCTGGCGCGAGCCGCGCACGCTGCTGGTCGGCGTCTTCGTGCTCGCGTTCGCGTTCGCCGAGGGCGTCGGCAACGACTGGATCACCGTCGCCGCGATCGACGGCCACCACGTGCCGGCCGCCCTCGGCACGCTGGCCTTCGCCGCGTTCCTCACCGCCATGACGGTCGGCCGCTGGTTCGGCCCGGGGCTGCTCGACCGCTACGGCCGCGTACCGGTCGTGCGTGCCCTGTCGGTCGTCGCCGTCGCCGGCGTCGCGCTGTTCGTCTTCGGGCCGGCCCCGGCGTACGCGTTCGCCGGCACCCTGCTCTGGGGTGTGGGCGTCTCGCTCGGCTTCCCGGTCGGGATGAGCGCCGGCGGCGACGACCCGCGCCGGGCGGCCGCCCGGGTCAGCGTGATCGCGTCGATCGGCTACTGCGCCTTCCTCGCCGGCCCGCCCACGATCGGCTTCCTCGGCGACCACAGCAGCGTGCTGCGCGCCCTGGCCGTCGTCGCGGTGCTGCTGGGGGTGGCCGCGCTGATCAGCTCCAGCGTGCGGCCGTTGGCGCCCGCCGCGCCGGTCGCCGACCGCGACGACAGCCTCACCCCAGCCGCCTGA